A single window of Rhipicephalus microplus isolate Deutch F79 chromosome 5, USDA_Rmic, whole genome shotgun sequence DNA harbors:
- the LOC119173625 gene encoding uncharacterized protein LOC119173625: protein MTALLQYCDDCWDKGKLPAARKHLKVIKIPKPNKSIAVDNLRTISLCVGKLFEHMIYDRLTSHLEDNGYFSATMLGFHQLLSTQDILLLLKEDIVDHLSKNSKSSLLAIDVKEPSTIIYPTLYAYNCPICDVPYTLAHLVLLECPWRHEDANTKSATTARINSLAEMGEAKIAVRDLDDERGLDARAREAIAARGSLE from the exons ATGACTGCTCTCCTACAGTACTGCGATGACTGCTGGGACAAAGGAAAGCTTCCAGCCGCAAGGAAGCATTTGAAGGTTATCAAGATACCTAAGCCCAACAAGTCCATAGCTGTTGACAACCTTAGAACCATTTCTCTGTGCGTTGGCAAGCTGTTTGAGCATATGATTTATGACCGGCTCACGTCGCACCTTGAGGACAACGGGTACTTCTCAGCCACTATGTTGGGCTTCCACCAGCTTCTTTCTACGCAGGACATCCTCTTACTCCTCAAGGAAGATATAGTTGATCACTTGAGCAAGAATAGCAAGTCGTCTCTTCTTGCCATTGATGTGAAagagccttcgacaat AATCTACCCAACGCTGTACGCCTACAACTGCCCGATATGCGACGTGCCATACACACTGGCCCACCTAGTACTACTCGAGTGCCCGTGGCGCCACGAAGATGCCAATACCAAGTCCGCAACGACTGCACGTATCAACTCCCTAGCCGAGATGGGGGAGGCGAagattgccgtacgtgacctagACGACGAACGAGGACTTGACGCCAGGGCCCGGGAGGCGATAGCGGCCAGAGGAtccctggaataa